A single Corallococcus silvisoli DNA region contains:
- a CDS encoding sensor histidine kinase yields MGETSGATEPTPGLVLLPRQGVPRLLGPLLLEYLGLDALPPLSGTDGIDGLMTAAGFHQRDGARDLWEREERAVRVGEELLAEGGRLVWVLPEPWSAAEAPRPEGRVAERVRYLSLASHDLRGSLANIRSYAALLLNGRVPLEPKAQRGLETILRNADRALAFAQDFFDSSRADLGALACERERQPLLPILAAAVERMRAAASAANVALVMDPLPDLPDMEVDAGRIQHAVEAFVHHHLGHAQPGEELHVRATPQGHQVRVEVRRDGAAVPEEDTSAIFQCEERAFRERKLEDPLRVFLARQEVEAHGGQVGAQADAGGSTLFLTLPVPLTRDVGQPAGWQA; encoded by the coding sequence ATGGGGGAGACATCCGGAGCCACCGAGCCGACGCCTGGGCTCGTGCTGCTGCCCCGCCAGGGGGTGCCGCGCCTGCTCGGCCCCCTGCTGCTGGAGTACCTGGGACTGGACGCCCTGCCCCCCCTGTCGGGGACGGACGGCATCGACGGGTTGATGACGGCGGCCGGCTTCCACCAGCGAGACGGAGCCCGGGACCTGTGGGAGCGCGAGGAGCGCGCGGTGCGGGTGGGCGAGGAGCTGCTGGCGGAGGGTGGGCGCCTGGTGTGGGTGCTGCCGGAGCCATGGAGCGCCGCGGAGGCGCCCAGGCCCGAGGGGCGCGTGGCGGAGCGCGTGCGCTACCTGTCGCTCGCGTCGCATGACCTGCGCGGCTCGCTGGCCAACATCCGCTCGTACGCGGCGCTGCTGCTCAACGGGCGCGTGCCGCTGGAGCCCAAGGCGCAGCGCGGGTTGGAGACCATCCTGCGCAACGCGGACCGGGCGCTCGCGTTCGCCCAGGACTTCTTCGACTCCAGCCGCGCGGACCTGGGCGCGCTGGCGTGCGAGCGCGAACGACAACCGCTCCTGCCCATCCTGGCCGCCGCCGTGGAGCGCATGCGCGCCGCCGCGTCCGCCGCCAACGTGGCGCTGGTGATGGACCCGCTGCCGGACCTGCCCGACATGGAGGTGGACGCGGGCCGCATCCAGCACGCGGTGGAGGCCTTCGTGCACCACCACCTGGGCCACGCCCAACCGGGCGAGGAGCTCCACGTGCGGGCCACGCCCCAGGGGCACCAGGTGAGGGTGGAGGTGCGCCGCGACGGCGCGGCGGTTCCGGAAGAGGACACCTCCGCCATCTTCCAGTGCGAGGAGCGCGCCTTCCGCGAGCGCAAGCTGGAGGATCCGCTGCGCGTCTTCCTGGCCCGGCAGGAGGTGGAGGCCCACGGCGGCCAGGTAGGCGCCCAGGCGGACGCGGGCGGCAGCACCCTGTTCCTCACGCTCCCCGTGCCCCTGACCAGAGACGTGGGGCAGCCAGCAGGCTGGCAGGCGTAA
- a CDS encoding response regulator, with translation MVLVVDDDPDILEALSEILEAEGFEIRRARNGKEALERLEPDPPHLILLDLMMPVMDGWEFAQRMRQKQPSVASIPLIVLSADRNVGSKAKDIGAVGHLAKPFELNDLLSMVRHSLGPSVDTSRV, from the coding sequence GTGGTTCTCGTCGTGGACGATGATCCCGACATCCTGGAAGCCCTTTCGGAGATCCTCGAGGCCGAGGGCTTCGAGATCCGCCGTGCGCGCAACGGCAAGGAGGCCCTGGAGCGGCTGGAGCCGGATCCTCCCCACCTCATCCTGCTGGACCTGATGATGCCGGTGATGGACGGCTGGGAGTTCGCCCAGCGCATGCGACAGAAGCAGCCGTCCGTCGCGAGCATCCCGCTCATCGTCCTCAGCGCGGACCGCAACGTCGGCAGCAAGGCCAAGGACATTGGCGCGGTGGGCCATCTGGCCAAGCCCTTCGAGCTCAACGATCTGCTGTCGATGGTGCGACACTCCCTGGGCCCTTCGGTGGACACGTCGCGCGTCTGA
- a CDS encoding SCP2 sterol-binding domain-containing protein — MATAKDIIETEIPNRLQAKPELAKEINAVIHFDVSGEGGGKWTLDTTKTEGWVSEGINGASKMTVTVSNDDFVKITEKKLNAQMAAMQGKLKFKPMDMGLAMKLAKLLG; from the coding sequence ATGGCGACCGCGAAGGACATCATCGAGACGGAGATCCCCAACCGGCTGCAGGCGAAGCCGGAGCTGGCGAAGGAGATCAACGCCGTCATCCATTTCGACGTCTCGGGTGAGGGCGGCGGCAAGTGGACGCTGGACACCACGAAGACCGAGGGCTGGGTGTCCGAGGGCATCAATGGCGCGTCCAAGATGACGGTCACCGTCAGCAACGACGACTTCGTGAAGATCACGGAGAAGAAGCTGAACGCGCAGATGGCCGCCATGCAGGGCAAGCTGAAGTTCAAGCCGATGGACATGGGCCTCGCCATGAAGCTGGCGAAGCTGCTCGGCTGA
- a CDS encoding CaiB/BaiF CoA transferase family protein, whose translation MSEPSSPLAGLRVLDLSRLLPGPYATLVLADLGATVDKVEDPDVGDATRHMPPHRDGEGALFYGLHRNKRSLTLNLKTPEGREALLRLVDGYDVLVESFRPGVMDKLGVGEAVLRRRNPRLIYCAISGYGQTGPDRLKAGHDLNYVARAGLLGYGGEAGGAPAFPGVQVADIGGGSLFALVGILAALHERARTGVGRFVDVSMTDGALAFLHLHLAARLFTGEAGTPLARGSEPLNGGYPSYGLYRTADDRWLAVGALEPKFFGALCARLGRPELLDDAYTGGEAGARVKSELTRIFASEPMAHWRERLAGAELCVEPVAEGDDVLSDSQLRARGLFVDADDAQRGIRVTHLLTPLRMGDVALRPPPALGQHTRVILEEAGFTAEEISRLIA comes from the coding sequence ATGTCCGAGCCGTCCTCTCCTCTCGCCGGCCTGCGGGTGTTGGACCTGTCGCGGCTGCTGCCCGGCCCGTACGCGACGCTGGTGCTGGCGGACCTGGGTGCCACCGTCGACAAGGTGGAGGACCCGGACGTGGGGGACGCCACCCGGCACATGCCGCCGCACCGCGACGGCGAGGGCGCGCTCTTCTACGGACTGCACCGCAACAAGCGCTCGCTCACGCTCAACCTGAAGACGCCGGAGGGACGCGAGGCGCTCCTGCGCCTCGTGGACGGCTACGACGTGCTGGTGGAGAGCTTCCGTCCGGGCGTGATGGACAAGCTGGGCGTGGGCGAAGCGGTGCTGCGGCGCAGGAACCCGCGGCTCATCTACTGCGCCATCTCCGGCTATGGGCAGACAGGGCCGGACCGGCTCAAGGCGGGGCACGACCTCAACTACGTGGCCCGCGCGGGGCTGTTGGGCTACGGCGGCGAGGCGGGCGGCGCGCCCGCGTTCCCGGGCGTCCAGGTGGCGGACATCGGCGGTGGCAGCCTCTTCGCGCTGGTGGGCATCCTCGCCGCGCTGCACGAGCGCGCGCGCACCGGCGTGGGCCGCTTCGTGGATGTCTCCATGACGGACGGCGCGCTCGCGTTCCTCCACCTGCACCTAGCCGCTCGCCTGTTCACTGGCGAGGCGGGGACGCCGCTTGCCCGCGGCAGCGAGCCCCTCAACGGCGGCTACCCCAGCTACGGCCTGTACCGCACCGCGGATGATCGCTGGCTCGCCGTGGGAGCGCTGGAGCCCAAGTTCTTCGGCGCGCTCTGCGCCCGGCTGGGCCGCCCGGAGCTGCTGGATGACGCATACACGGGCGGTGAAGCGGGGGCTCGCGTGAAGTCAGAGCTCACCCGCATCTTCGCGAGCGAGCCGATGGCGCACTGGCGCGAACGGCTCGCTGGCGCGGAGCTGTGCGTGGAGCCGGTGGCGGAGGGCGACGACGTGTTGTCGGACTCGCAGCTGCGCGCGCGGGGCCTCTTCGTGGACGCGGACGATGCGCAGCGCGGCATCCGTGTTACGCACCTGCTCACGCCGCTGCGCATGGGCGACGTCGCACTGCGTCCACCGCCCGCGCTGGGACAACACACCCGCGTCATCCTGGAAGAAGCAGGTTTCACAGCCGAGGAAATCTCGCGTCTCATTGCATGA
- a CDS encoding ferritin-like domain-containing protein, whose translation MSIQAGSLEQDLEDGPSSTPGAQAQEGRPAIMAELYEAITQRGLSLVDLAWEQQRLHESRRWSVMEMLAAVDFERLGEADRHLVWNAGRAELTTKPGADRLERLADAECRRWQEKDPTVAAIMQACGTWSRYWNEEEAHHETAFNRLSTVMRLEPITDATFIEFRKVFPDDDMLRTLTLLAISEVVAAVDYGQCSQRVEDPGLRALFKQVAADEIQHMNYFIAFAKALVDSGGYQAKEAFAVAHLFLRDGGEVHGSKRERVESRDTHVNWWDQLEHRDGFEVPESLRKKEQLIFHALKRITGITVTSRESVEDTWMDLVGC comes from the coding sequence ATGAGCATCCAGGCGGGAAGCCTCGAGCAGGACTTGGAGGACGGGCCCAGCAGCACTCCGGGCGCGCAGGCGCAGGAGGGCCGTCCGGCGATCATGGCGGAGTTGTACGAGGCCATCACGCAACGGGGGCTGTCGCTGGTGGACCTGGCGTGGGAGCAGCAGCGGCTGCACGAGTCGCGGCGCTGGAGCGTGATGGAGATGCTGGCGGCGGTGGACTTCGAGCGCCTGGGAGAAGCCGACCGGCACCTCGTGTGGAACGCCGGGCGGGCGGAGCTGACGACGAAGCCAGGCGCTGACCGGCTGGAGCGCCTGGCGGACGCGGAGTGCCGCCGCTGGCAGGAGAAGGACCCCACGGTCGCCGCCATCATGCAGGCGTGCGGCACGTGGAGCCGCTACTGGAACGAGGAGGAGGCGCACCACGAGACGGCGTTCAACCGCCTGTCCACGGTGATGCGGCTGGAGCCCATCACGGACGCCACCTTCATCGAGTTCCGCAAGGTCTTCCCCGACGACGACATGCTGCGCACGCTCACGCTGCTGGCCATCTCGGAGGTCGTGGCGGCGGTGGACTACGGCCAGTGCTCGCAGCGCGTCGAGGATCCGGGGCTGCGCGCGCTGTTCAAGCAGGTGGCCGCGGACGAAATCCAGCACATGAACTACTTCATCGCCTTCGCCAAGGCGCTGGTGGACAGCGGTGGCTATCAGGCGAAGGAGGCGTTCGCGGTGGCGCACCTGTTCCTGCGCGACGGCGGAGAGGTGCATGGCAGCAAGCGCGAGCGGGTGGAGTCTCGCGACACCCACGTCAACTGGTGGGATCAGCTGGAGCACCGGGACGGCTTCGAGGTCCCGGAGTCACTGCGCAAGAAGGAGCAGCTCATCTTCCACGCGCTCAAGCGCATCACCGGCATCACCGTGACGTCGCGTGAAAGCGTCGAAGACACCTGGATGGACCTCGTCGGGTGCTGA
- a CDS encoding holo-ACP synthase yields MGLGHDLQAISELEDARSLLEPDVFFTAAELAYFEHSASPKQSLAAGFSAKEALFKALPAMEDWFWTDAELVHDARHAPRFQFHGALAERLSREGWQVAVSLSHSGGFVSTVVLVTRAPSP; encoded by the coding sequence ATGGGCCTGGGCCATGACCTCCAGGCCATCTCGGAGCTGGAGGATGCACGGTCCCTGCTGGAGCCGGACGTCTTCTTCACGGCCGCGGAGCTCGCCTACTTCGAGCACTCCGCGTCCCCGAAGCAGAGCCTGGCGGCGGGCTTCAGCGCCAAGGAGGCGCTCTTCAAGGCGCTGCCCGCCATGGAGGACTGGTTCTGGACGGACGCCGAGCTCGTCCACGATGCCCGGCACGCGCCGCGCTTCCAGTTCCACGGCGCGCTCGCGGAGCGCCTCTCGCGCGAGGGTTGGCAGGTCGCCGTGTCGCTGTCCCACAGCGGAGGGTTCGTCTCGACGGTGGTCCTCGTGACGCGCGCTCCGTCTCCCTGA
- a CDS encoding acyl-CoA thioesterase, with the protein MHFEESSLTLRVRPNDLDTLGHVNNATVLEYLEAGRWAWLERQGLKRGAAVVAVVSRVEVDYRREIPPGDVRVHTVLESPAEDELDVEGLNYRARFRQRVFLSGDGPLAVEAVVSVAFLDARTRSLASLQQFLAAAGGPVVPSEESRP; encoded by the coding sequence GTGCACTTCGAAGAGTCCTCGCTCACGCTGCGCGTGCGGCCCAACGACCTGGACACGCTGGGCCATGTGAACAACGCCACCGTGCTGGAGTACCTGGAGGCCGGCCGCTGGGCCTGGCTGGAGCGGCAGGGGCTGAAGCGCGGCGCCGCGGTGGTGGCGGTGGTGTCGCGCGTGGAGGTGGACTACCGCCGCGAGATTCCCCCGGGCGACGTGCGGGTGCACACGGTGCTGGAGTCGCCCGCCGAGGACGAACTGGACGTGGAGGGGCTGAACTACCGCGCCCGGTTCCGCCAGCGCGTGTTCCTCTCCGGGGACGGACCCCTGGCGGTGGAGGCGGTGGTGAGCGTGGCGTTCCTGGATGCGCGGACGCGCTCGCTCGCGTCGCTCCAGCAGTTCCTCGCCGCCGCGGGCGGCCCCGTGGTCCCCTCGGAGGAGTCTCGTCCATGA
- a CDS encoding alpha/beta fold hydrolase, which translates to MSTNTKPDAALMEDFWVPTSGGHALHVVEASLAAAPASTPGILFVPGLFSDGRFFLGGQGDGPARSFVDEGCTAYVASLRGHGKSRWPQTRAFDWNFDTYVRHDVPDLVRAVRARHSGPLFLLAHSMAGYAVLAALGLDLEAQAMLAGVCTLSSAVNDYSDGGLKKRFQLGFSTAVAGLLGRFPAKALKQGPWDEPAGVMRQFTDWAPTGAFRSADGATDYWGALGKVTLPVFAGVGAADGFHASPRRAQKLVEHLGGGKKVLAVLGRAQGLSWDAGHFDVVRGERARREVLPRVLAWMRQVASAP; encoded by the coding sequence ATGAGCACGAACACGAAGCCCGACGCCGCCCTGATGGAGGACTTCTGGGTGCCCACGTCGGGGGGCCACGCGCTGCACGTCGTGGAGGCGAGCCTGGCCGCGGCCCCTGCCTCCACGCCCGGCATCCTCTTCGTCCCGGGACTGTTCTCCGACGGGCGCTTCTTCCTGGGAGGGCAGGGCGACGGGCCGGCGCGCTCCTTCGTGGACGAGGGCTGCACGGCGTACGTCGCGTCGCTGCGCGGGCACGGCAAGAGCCGCTGGCCCCAGACGCGCGCGTTCGATTGGAACTTCGACACCTACGTGCGCCATGACGTGCCGGACCTGGTGCGAGCCGTGCGCGCGCGCCACTCGGGACCGCTGTTCTTGTTGGCCCACAGCATGGCCGGCTACGCGGTGCTGGCGGCGCTGGGGCTGGACCTGGAGGCCCAGGCGATGCTGGCCGGCGTGTGCACGCTGTCCTCGGCGGTGAATGACTACAGCGACGGCGGGCTCAAGAAGCGCTTCCAGTTGGGGTTCTCCACCGCGGTGGCGGGGCTGCTGGGCCGCTTCCCGGCGAAGGCCCTGAAGCAGGGCCCCTGGGACGAGCCCGCGGGCGTGATGCGGCAGTTCACCGACTGGGCGCCCACCGGAGCGTTCCGCAGCGCGGATGGCGCGACGGACTACTGGGGCGCGCTGGGGAAGGTGACGCTGCCGGTGTTCGCGGGCGTGGGCGCGGCGGATGGGTTCCATGCCTCGCCCCGGCGCGCCCAGAAGCTGGTGGAGCACCTGGGCGGTGGGAAGAAGGTGCTGGCCGTCCTGGGCCGTGCGCAGGGACTGAGCTGGGACGCGGGCCACTTCGACGTGGTGCGCGGGGAGCGCGCCCGCCGCGAGGTGCTGCCCCGGGTGCTCGCGTGGATGCGCCAGGTGGCGTCCGCGCCCTGA
- a CDS encoding AMP-binding protein produces MLDIIQRLEAADPRRGLFLYDDFIGPPEVVPYRDFPARVAAAAEHFRARGVTPGTRVVLPFETSSAVIFAFLGLMELGAVPLSVKPYILSTPKGPYRDFLARIHERYGASLVLDAPSLAGLELPLERLPLPPAGATRAGARLREVAPGELAFVQFSSGSTSFPKGVPVTQENLAANLRMITRHDRRTSEDRVTSWLPLYHDMGLIGGLLTCLAVGNDLLLSQPASFLMDPVGWFELISSEKVMGSVIPNFAIDYALKTLKDLDAEAVQRLDLSRVRSIYLGSEPINIPNLEHFLALLAPCGLRRDVFMPCYGMAETVLMVASVPPGQMVRVITAPNGQPAISVGRPLTEFEVRLRAEDGRVCGEDEMGEIELRGGSLAPSYFLDDRPLRGEDGYYATGDLGFQREGELFITGRINDRIKVNGQSFFSADFEQAVERLSFIRAGRTAVIQVKGRLVVLAEVNHPSALERMEQSRQRVCQSVLESVGVTLAPQDVLFIRYGQLQKTSSGKLQRRAITEAYEQGRIRTVTPMELRADLFQMRAQRLVLGSVMVARQRGRRWMASGRAALSAGLRRLRPGGQRSDGP; encoded by the coding sequence ATGCTCGACATCATCCAGCGGTTGGAGGCGGCGGATCCGCGCCGTGGGCTGTTTCTCTATGACGACTTCATCGGCCCGCCGGAGGTCGTTCCCTACCGGGATTTCCCCGCGCGGGTGGCCGCCGCGGCGGAGCACTTCCGCGCGCGGGGCGTGACGCCGGGCACCCGCGTGGTGCTCCCGTTCGAGACCTCCTCGGCCGTCATCTTCGCCTTCCTGGGCCTGATGGAGTTGGGGGCGGTGCCCCTGTCGGTGAAGCCATACATCCTGAGCACGCCCAAGGGCCCCTACCGGGACTTCCTCGCGCGCATCCACGAGCGCTACGGCGCTTCCCTGGTGCTGGACGCCCCCAGCCTCGCGGGCCTGGAGCTGCCCCTGGAGCGGCTGCCGCTGCCTCCCGCGGGGGCGACGCGCGCGGGCGCGCGGCTCCGGGAGGTGGCGCCGGGGGAGCTGGCGTTCGTGCAGTTCTCGTCGGGGTCCACGTCGTTCCCCAAGGGCGTCCCCGTCACCCAGGAGAATCTGGCCGCGAACCTGCGGATGATCACCCGCCACGACCGACGCACGTCCGAGGACAGGGTGACGAGCTGGCTGCCGCTCTATCACGACATGGGGCTCATCGGCGGGCTGCTCACCTGCCTCGCGGTGGGCAATGATCTGCTCCTGTCGCAGCCGGCCTCCTTCCTGATGGATCCCGTGGGCTGGTTCGAGCTCATCTCCTCCGAGAAGGTGATGGGCTCCGTCATCCCCAACTTCGCCATCGACTACGCGCTCAAGACGCTGAAGGACCTGGACGCGGAGGCCGTCCAGCGGCTGGACCTCTCGCGGGTGCGCAGCATCTATCTGGGCAGCGAGCCCATCAACATCCCCAACCTGGAGCACTTCCTGGCGCTGCTGGCCCCGTGCGGCCTCCGGCGCGACGTCTTCATGCCGTGCTACGGCATGGCGGAGACGGTGCTGATGGTGGCGAGCGTGCCGCCGGGCCAGATGGTGCGCGTCATCACCGCGCCCAATGGCCAGCCCGCCATCTCCGTGGGCCGGCCGCTGACGGAGTTCGAGGTGCGCCTGCGCGCCGAGGACGGCCGCGTGTGCGGCGAGGACGAGATGGGGGAGATCGAGCTGCGCGGTGGCAGCCTCGCGCCGTCGTACTTCCTGGACGACCGCCCCCTGCGTGGAGAGGACGGCTACTACGCCACGGGAGACCTGGGCTTCCAGCGAGAGGGCGAGCTCTTCATCACCGGGCGCATCAACGACCGCATCAAGGTGAACGGCCAGAGCTTCTTCTCCGCGGACTTCGAACAGGCGGTGGAGCGGCTGTCCTTCATCCGCGCGGGCCGCACCGCCGTCATCCAGGTGAAGGGCCGGCTGGTGGTGCTGGCGGAGGTGAACCACCCGTCCGCGTTGGAGCGGATGGAGCAGAGCCGCCAGCGGGTCTGCCAGTCGGTGCTGGAGTCGGTGGGCGTGACGCTCGCGCCCCAGGACGTCCTCTTCATCCGCTACGGCCAGCTCCAGAAGACGAGCAGCGGCAAGCTCCAGCGCCGCGCCATCACCGAGGCCTATGAGCAGGGCCGCATCCGCACGGTGACGCCCATGGAGCTGCGCGCGGACCTCTTCCAGATGCGCGCCCAGCGGCTCGTGTTGGGCTCGGTGATGGTCGCGCGCCAGCGGGGCCGAAGGTGGATGGCCTCCGGGCGCGCGGCGCTGTCGGCGGGACTCCGTAGGCTGCGGCCAGGAGGGCAGCGCTCGGACGGCCCGTGA
- a CDS encoding MarR family winged helix-turn-helix transcriptional regulator, protein MRRPTSITPPSELDTRSEGQDEAADGLSPMERLIQEGDRSTPDSRRFIALIKELAYFRSLRDPLASLCDDMRLTPTQVHALGWLGMDGPTQVGVLAQRIGITKKTITGVVDRLEDMGMVERGRDAEDRRAVTAKLTHKGCELYQAIQLMTDSGIRRLMDLLPSEDRESLFGIIERMISRMKAAASAR, encoded by the coding sequence ATGCGCCGCCCGACCTCCATCACTCCCCCCTCGGAGCTCGACACGCGCTCCGAGGGGCAGGACGAGGCCGCCGACGGGCTGTCTCCGATGGAGCGGCTGATCCAGGAAGGCGACCGGTCCACGCCGGACTCTCGCCGCTTCATCGCCCTCATCAAGGAGCTGGCCTACTTCCGCTCCTTGAGGGATCCGCTGGCGAGCCTCTGCGACGACATGCGGCTCACCCCCACCCAGGTGCACGCGCTGGGGTGGCTGGGCATGGACGGCCCCACCCAGGTGGGGGTGCTGGCCCAGCGCATCGGCATCACCAAGAAGACCATCACCGGGGTGGTGGACCGCCTGGAGGACATGGGCATGGTGGAGCGCGGCCGGGACGCGGAGGACCGCCGCGCCGTCACCGCGAAGCTCACCCACAAGGGCTGTGAGCTCTATCAGGCCATCCAGTTGATGACGGACTCCGGCATCCGGCGCCTGATGGACCTCTTGCCCTCCGAGGACCGCGAGTCGCTGTTCGGCATCATCGAACGGATGATTTCACGGATGAAGGCCGCCGCCTCGGCGCGCTGA